The window ATCTCTTGTACGAAGAGGGAGTTTTACCACTTCCCTCAAACTTACAGCTTTGTTTATAAACATACATGATGCGTCAGGCCATGAGGTAGGATATCATACTGTCCACGTAGGATGCCTGCTGCATTATCACCGAAGCTGCCTTTCCCTTTCCCGTACTCAGTTCCTGCATGACCTGATCCGCGGCCATGTTGGAAAGATAAGACGGAGAATAGGATGATCCGATCTCAACGTATTCCCCGTTCACGATTATGAAGGGCAGGCTCTCCTGCGGATCGTATCTCTCGAAGGTGGAGTTCATGCTTGCATTCAGGTACGATATCCTTTGCCATGTCTCGTTGTACAGTTCGATGCCATGGAATACGACGGTAGGTGATGTGTAAGTCGAGTTCATCAGATCTATGCCTGGTGTGTTGGGAAAGACGTCGCCGTTGTACGAATGCACGTACTGTATCGATGACCACGATCCGTAATCCAGAAGGGCGTAGTAGATCACCCAGCTCTCAGCATCGCAGTATGGGCATGCCTCAGACCCGATGAACACTATTGTGACCTTTGCGGACCGCGAGATGTGAAAGGTCACCGGATGGAAAGATCCAAAACTGGGCTGTGGCCTCGGCCCA of the Thermoplasma sp. Kam2015 genome contains:
- a CDS encoding DUF929 family protein; this encodes MRIARIIAAVAVIALLVFLVYYEEIPHATQVSMTGPRPQPSFGSFHPVTFHISRSAKVTIVFIGSEACPYCDAESWVIYYALLDYGSWSSIQYVHSYNGDVFPNTPGIDLMNSTYTSPTVVFHGIELYNETWQRISYLNASMNSTFERYDPQESLPFIIVNGEYVEIGSSYSPSYLSNMAADQVMQELSTGKGKAASVIMQQASYVDSMISYLMA